A window of the Lactuca sativa cultivar Salinas chromosome 7, Lsat_Salinas_v11, whole genome shotgun sequence genome harbors these coding sequences:
- the LOC111880827 gene encoding putative UPF0481 protein At3g02645 isoform X1, with amino-acid sequence MEVESGSVELFGSTLKSLLECKENGEVLSNLAPPSIYMVPSVVRDLSPSSFTPSVVAIGPLHRQDEHLKGFEAQKTTYLHNWLDGLGMAPEQTLRECLEKVIGSIERIKACYAGLTTYDDFELAKMMVIDACFILEFIHSVLVALSVGTHTLITGSIWSDMLLIENQIPFFVLENIFECTALASGRMREGASVTRYFKKLLRRNYFFQGNVVASDASTPDHILGLFHKYFRPAEPMPSMPESSIKRHTAMELHRAGMKFKPYEDENWALAMKLELPLPLFPWFHKFIAIPQFSWFRPPTLRMQQMHIGDGSELILRNLVVYEQAQFREERYFTSYLIAMDMLINTPEDVAMLEKSKVLVSYFGSNEEAADMINNLCKNLEFVFLYNRQWEEMDAYYTSYWPHTVAGWKLTYFNNPWSIIALFAAFVLFALTVVQTIFTIKAG; translated from the coding sequence ATGGAAGTGGAGTCTGGATCAGTAGAACTCTTTGGGAGTACTTTGAAGTCTCTACTTGAATGTAAAGAAAATGGAGAGGTGCTAAGCAATCTGGCGCCACCATCAATTTACATGGTTCCTAGTGTGGTACGAGATCTGAGCCCAAGTTCTTTTACCCCTAGCGTGGTCGCTATTGGACCTCTTCACAGACAAGATGAACATTTGAAAGGATTTGAAGCTCAAAAAACAACTTATTTACATAATTGGTTGGATGGTTTAGGTATGGCGCCAGAGCAAACATTGAGAGAATGTTTGGAGAAGGTGATTGGTTCAATAGAAAGAATCAAAGCATGCTATGCAGGGTTGACGACCTACGATGATTTTGAGCTTGCTAAGATGATGGTGATAGATGCTTGTTTCATACTTGAGTTCATTCACAGTGTTTTAGTGGCGTTATCTGTTGGGACACACACACTGATTACCGGATCAATATGGAGTGACATGCTGCTGATAGAAAACCAAATCCCGTTTTTTGTTCTTGAAAACATCTTCGAGTGTACTGCTTTAGCATCTGGACGAATGAGAGAGGGGGCCTCAGTTACCAGGTATTTCAAAAAACTTCTACGTAGAAACTATTTCTTTCAAGGAAATGTAGTAGCATCAGATGCTTCCACTCCTGATCATATTCTTGGCCTTTTCCACAAATATTTCCGGCCTGCAGAACCGATGCCATCAATGCCTGAGTCGAGTATAAAACGCCACACAGCCATGGAACTCCATAGGGCAGGGATGAAGTTCAAGCCTTATGAAGATGAAAATTGGGCACTGGCTATGAAACTGGAGTTACCCTTACCTTTGTTTCCATGGTTCCATAAATTCATTGCGATTCCCCAATTTTCATGGTTCCGACCACCTACTCTGAGGATGCAACAAATGCATATAGGCGATGGAAGTGAATTgattttgaggaacctggttgtCTATGAGCAGGCTCAGTTTCGTGAGGAGAGATATTTTACTTCATATTTAATTGCCATGGATATGCTAATCAATACTCCGGAGGATGTTGCCATGTTGGAAAAATCTAAAGTCCTTGTAAGTTATTTTGGTTCCAACGAGGAAGCTGCTGATATGATAAACAATTTATGCAAAAACCTTGAATTTGTATTCCTTTACAATCGACAGTGGGAAGAAATGGATGCCTACTACACTAGCTACTGGCCCCATACTGTTGCAGGGTGGAAGCTTACATATTTCAATAATCCATGGAGTATCATTGCTCTGTTTGCTGCATTTGTTCTGTTTGCTCTTACTGTGGTTCAGACCATCTTTACCATCAAGGCCGGATAG
- the LOC111880756 gene encoding uncharacterized protein LOC111880756, giving the protein MKQVDVNKYFERQLDVGDNNGEGHDETENFNSKGLFIEVLSLIREDNEKIFKVTLENAPKNEKLTSSTIQKDIVNCFSKEIIESICDEIGKDVFGILIDECSDVSKKEQMAIVLRYVDRLGIVKERFIGVLHVLDTSSLTLKAAIDTVRGKVMMDQVINENSFTHYIHCFAHQLQLVVVAVAKKHDDVEEIFEQLGLVVTFVCGSLETEIGIGGTETGRELNQEISLFQVGDTRWGSHFRTIVSLLKLFAEVVTVVKYVKEEWSTLSNRNQAKGILSYFKTLDFVFLLQLMLEILCLMDTLSNHLKKRSRYFGSDFVRKDGFPQIWKKRRTNKTNQHHSEVVIFNMILDMQIQEFGERFSEVGTELMENMVDLSPCDSFSGFDKVKLLKLSEIYKNDFDDSKRAQLNGQLDTYYHSLLHDESFST; this is encoded by the exons ATGAAGCAA GTTGATGTTAACAAATATTTCGAAAGACAATTAGATGTTGGAGACAACAATGGTGAAGg ACACGATGAAACAGAAAATTTTAATAGTAAAGGACTTTTCATTGAAGTCTTATCTTTGATTAGAGAAGATAATGAGAAGATTTTTAAAGTTACTTTAGAAAATGCTCCCAAAAATGAAAAGTTGACTTCTTCGACAATTCAAAAAGATATTGTCAATTGCTTTTCAAAAGAGATAATCGAGTCTATTTGTGATGAAATTGGTAAAGATGTGTTCGGTATATTAATTGATGAGTGtagtgatgtttccaaaaaagAACAAATGGCTATAGTTTTGAGATATGTTGACAGACTTGGGATTGTAAAGGAAAGATTTATCGGAGTTCTTCACGTGTTGGATACATCCTCTTTGACTCTTAAAGCCGCCATCGATACT GTGAGGGGCAAGGTTATGATGGATCAAGTAATAAATGAAAACAGTTTCACACATTATATACATTGTTTTGCACACCAACTTCAATTAGTGGTTGTGGCAGTTGCAAAGAAACATGATGATGTTGAAGAAATCTTTGAACAACTAGGTTTGGTGGTTACTTTCGTATGTGGATCTT TGGAAACCGAAATCGGTATTGGTGGAACCGAAACAGGAAGAGAGTTGAATCAAGAGATTTCTCTTTTTCAAGTTGGAGATACTAGATGGGGTTCACATTTTAGAACTATTGTAAGTTTGTTGAAGTTGTTTGCAGAAGTGGTTACGGTCGTTAAATATGTCAAAGAGGAGTGGTCTACTTTATCTAACCGTAATCAAGCAAAGGGTATTTTGTCATATTTCAAAACACTTGATTTTGTGTTTCTTTTACAATTAATGTTGGAAATTCTTTGTCTCATGGATACTTTGTCAAATCATCTTAAAAAAAGATCAAGATATTTTGGAAGCGACTTCGTTAGAAAAGATGGATTTCCACAAATTTGGAAGAAG CGTAGGACCAATAAGACTAATCAACATCATTCtgaagttgttatttttaacatGATTTTGGATATGCAAATTCAAGAATTTGGGGAAAGATTTAGTGAAGTTGGCACAGAGTTGATGGAGAACATGGTAGATTTGAGTCCCTGTGACTCATTTTCTGGTTTTGATAAAGTAAAGTTGTTAAAGTTAAGCGAGATATACAAAAACGATTTTGACGATTCAAAAAGGGCGCAACTTAATGGTCAACTTGATACCTATTATCACTCTTTGCTCCATGATGAGAGTTTTTCAACTTGA
- the LOC111880827 gene encoding UPF0481 protein At3g47200 isoform X2 — MEVESGSVELFGSTLKSLLECKENGEVLSNLAPPSIYMVPSVVRDLSPSSFTPSVVAIGPLHRQDEHLKGFEAQKTTYLHNWLDGLGMAPEQTLRECLEKVIGSIERIKACYAGLTTYDDFELAKMMVIDACFILEFIHSVLVALSVGTHTLITGSIWSDMLLIENQIPFFVLENIFECTALASGRMREGASVTRYFKKLLRRNYFFQGNVVASDASTPDHILGLFHKYFRPAEPMPSMPESSIKRHTAMELHRAGMKFKPYEDENWALAMKLELPLPLFPWFHKFIAIPQFSWFRPPTLRMQQMHIGDGSELILRNLVVYEQAQFREERYFTSYLIAMDMLINTPEDVAMLEKSKVLWEEMDAYYTSYWPHTVAGWKLTYFNNPWSIIALFAAFVLFALTVVQTIFTIKAG, encoded by the exons ATGGAAGTGGAGTCTGGATCAGTAGAACTCTTTGGGAGTACTTTGAAGTCTCTACTTGAATGTAAAGAAAATGGAGAGGTGCTAAGCAATCTGGCGCCACCATCAATTTACATGGTTCCTAGTGTGGTACGAGATCTGAGCCCAAGTTCTTTTACCCCTAGCGTGGTCGCTATTGGACCTCTTCACAGACAAGATGAACATTTGAAAGGATTTGAAGCTCAAAAAACAACTTATTTACATAATTGGTTGGATGGTTTAGGTATGGCGCCAGAGCAAACATTGAGAGAATGTTTGGAGAAGGTGATTGGTTCAATAGAAAGAATCAAAGCATGCTATGCAGGGTTGACGACCTACGATGATTTTGAGCTTGCTAAGATGATGGTGATAGATGCTTGTTTCATACTTGAGTTCATTCACAGTGTTTTAGTGGCGTTATCTGTTGGGACACACACACTGATTACCGGATCAATATGGAGTGACATGCTGCTGATAGAAAACCAAATCCCGTTTTTTGTTCTTGAAAACATCTTCGAGTGTACTGCTTTAGCATCTGGACGAATGAGAGAGGGGGCCTCAGTTACCAGGTATTTCAAAAAACTTCTACGTAGAAACTATTTCTTTCAAGGAAATGTAGTAGCATCAGATGCTTCCACTCCTGATCATATTCTTGGCCTTTTCCACAAATATTTCCGGCCTGCAGAACCGATGCCATCAATGCCTGAGTCGAGTATAAAACGCCACACAGCCATGGAACTCCATAGGGCAGGGATGAAGTTCAAGCCTTATGAAGATGAAAATTGGGCACTGGCTATGAAACTGGAGTTACCCTTACCTTTGTTTCCATGGTTCCATAAATTCATTGCGATTCCCCAATTTTCATGGTTCCGACCACCTACTCTGAGGATGCAACAAATGCATATAGGCGATGGAAGTGAATTgattttgaggaacctggttgtCTATGAGCAGGCTCAGTTTCGTGAGGAGAGATATTTTACTTCATATTTAATTGCCATGGATATGCTAATCAATACTCCGGAGGATGTTGCCATGTTGGAAAAATCTAAAGTCCTT TGGGAAGAAATGGATGCCTACTACACTAGCTACTGGCCCCATACTGTTGCAGGGTGGAAGCTTACATATTTCAATAATCCATGGAGTATCATTGCTCTGTTTGCTGCATTTGTTCTGTTTGCTCTTACTGTGGTTCAGACCATCTTTACCATCAAGGCCGGATAG
- the LOC111880827 gene encoding putative UPF0481 protein At3g02645 isoform X3 has product MAPEQTLRECLEKVIGSIERIKACYAGLTTYDDFELAKMMVIDACFILEFIHSVLVALSVGTHTLITGSIWSDMLLIENQIPFFVLENIFECTALASGRMREGASVTRYFKKLLRRNYFFQGNVVASDASTPDHILGLFHKYFRPAEPMPSMPESSIKRHTAMELHRAGMKFKPYEDENWALAMKLELPLPLFPWFHKFIAIPQFSWFRPPTLRMQQMHIGDGSELILRNLVVYEQAQFREERYFTSYLIAMDMLINTPEDVAMLEKSKVLVSYFGSNEEAADMINNLCKNLEFVFLYNRQWEEMDAYYTSYWPHTVAGWKLTYFNNPWSIIALFAAFVLFALTVVQTIFTIKAG; this is encoded by the coding sequence ATGGCGCCAGAGCAAACATTGAGAGAATGTTTGGAGAAGGTGATTGGTTCAATAGAAAGAATCAAAGCATGCTATGCAGGGTTGACGACCTACGATGATTTTGAGCTTGCTAAGATGATGGTGATAGATGCTTGTTTCATACTTGAGTTCATTCACAGTGTTTTAGTGGCGTTATCTGTTGGGACACACACACTGATTACCGGATCAATATGGAGTGACATGCTGCTGATAGAAAACCAAATCCCGTTTTTTGTTCTTGAAAACATCTTCGAGTGTACTGCTTTAGCATCTGGACGAATGAGAGAGGGGGCCTCAGTTACCAGGTATTTCAAAAAACTTCTACGTAGAAACTATTTCTTTCAAGGAAATGTAGTAGCATCAGATGCTTCCACTCCTGATCATATTCTTGGCCTTTTCCACAAATATTTCCGGCCTGCAGAACCGATGCCATCAATGCCTGAGTCGAGTATAAAACGCCACACAGCCATGGAACTCCATAGGGCAGGGATGAAGTTCAAGCCTTATGAAGATGAAAATTGGGCACTGGCTATGAAACTGGAGTTACCCTTACCTTTGTTTCCATGGTTCCATAAATTCATTGCGATTCCCCAATTTTCATGGTTCCGACCACCTACTCTGAGGATGCAACAAATGCATATAGGCGATGGAAGTGAATTgattttgaggaacctggttgtCTATGAGCAGGCTCAGTTTCGTGAGGAGAGATATTTTACTTCATATTTAATTGCCATGGATATGCTAATCAATACTCCGGAGGATGTTGCCATGTTGGAAAAATCTAAAGTCCTTGTAAGTTATTTTGGTTCCAACGAGGAAGCTGCTGATATGATAAACAATTTATGCAAAAACCTTGAATTTGTATTCCTTTACAATCGACAGTGGGAAGAAATGGATGCCTACTACACTAGCTACTGGCCCCATACTGTTGCAGGGTGGAAGCTTACATATTTCAATAATCCATGGAGTATCATTGCTCTGTTTGCTGCATTTGTTCTGTTTGCTCTTACTGTGGTTCAGACCATCTTTACCATCAAGGCCGGATAG
- the LOC111880746 gene encoding uncharacterized protein LOC111880746 isoform X2, with product MSSRPPMFISISRDASNKNYCTMRDFEQKKFKTILSNSAHMTCYGLTCGYLIMFGNEGHDFWLVNPITRHELHFPPSPFYALAHPSTVKGILVFLPSISRWAFVISYRFTTKISYFIKGKRGWNHVSSTLPILDLHAFKGKIYTIHADCCLCEMRLNPKPKLKLLETKNFQKPDLKRPEFVTSGEKLYIMNRSNLFGDPNANKVLELDFGEMKWVSLEKTIEEYAFFLSNFNYSAAIKKESWAWADPRTQSKIRDYFLDERYLDPDKTRPDMFFYARMWYFSHDCFSVDLIDER from the coding sequence ATGTCATCTAGACCACCAATGTTCATATCTATCTCTCGTGATGCTAGTAACAAAAACTATTGCACTATGCGCGACTTTGAACAAAAAAAGTTTAAAACCATCCTTTCCAATTCGGCTCACATGACTTGTTACGGATTAACTTGTGGCTACTTGATTATGTTTGGAAATGAGGGCCATGATTTCTGGCTTGTAAATCCTATCACAAGACATGAACTTCATTTCCCTCCTTCCCCTTTTTATGCACTTGCTCATCCATCAACAGTCAAGGGTATCCTCGTCTTTTTACCTTCAATATCTAGGTGGGCGTTTGTTATATCATATAGATTCACCACTAAGATATCTTATTTTATAAAGGGTAAACGCGGATGGAATCATGTCTCCTCGACTCTCCCCATTCTTGATTTACATGCTTTTAAAGGGAAGATATATACGATACATGCTGATTGTTGTTTATGTGAAATGAGACTCAATCCAAAACCCAAGTTGAAATTACTCGAAACCAAGAATTTTCAAAAACCAGACTTGAAACGTCCGGAGTTTGTAACTTCGGGTGAAAAGCTTTATATTATGAATCGCTCAAATTTGTTTGGAGATCCAAATGCGAATAAGGTTCTGGAACTAGATTTTGGTGAAATGAAATGGGTGTCATTAGAAAAAACAATAGAAGAATATGCATTTTTTCTTAGCAATTTCAACTATTCTGCTGCTATTAAAAAAGAGTCGTGGGCTTGGGCTGATCCACGGACACAATCCAAGATCCGTGATTACTTCCTTGATGAACGCTACCTTGACCCTGATAAAACTCGACCAGACATGTTTTTTTATGCAAGGATGTGGTACTTCTCCCATGATTGTTTTAGTGTTGATCTAATAGATGAGCGTTGA
- the LOC111880746 gene encoding uncharacterized protein LOC111880746 isoform X1 yields the protein MMQLGVVDFLSFSRVCKSWRSFALSNRNNFMSSRPPMFISISRDASNKNYCTMRDFEQKKFKTILSNSAHMTCYGLTCGYLIMFGNEGHDFWLVNPITRHELHFPPSPFYALAHPSTVKGILVFLPSISRWAFVISYRFTTKISYFIKGKRGWNHVSSTLPILDLHAFKGKIYTIHADCCLCEMRLNPKPKLKLLETKNFQKPDLKRPEFVTSGEKLYIMNRSNLFGDPNANKVLELDFGEMKWVSLEKTIEEYAFFLSNFNYSAAIKKESWAWADPRTQSKIRDYFLDERYLDPDKTRPDMFFYARMWYFSHDCFSVDLIDER from the coding sequence ATGATGCAACTGGGAGTTGTTGATTTTCTTTCATTTAGCAGAGTCTGCAAGTCATGGAGGTCATTCGCACTCTCTAACAGAAACAACTTTATGTCATCTAGACCACCAATGTTCATATCTATCTCTCGTGATGCTAGTAACAAAAACTATTGCACTATGCGCGACTTTGAACAAAAAAAGTTTAAAACCATCCTTTCCAATTCGGCTCACATGACTTGTTACGGATTAACTTGTGGCTACTTGATTATGTTTGGAAATGAGGGCCATGATTTCTGGCTTGTAAATCCTATCACAAGACATGAACTTCATTTCCCTCCTTCCCCTTTTTATGCACTTGCTCATCCATCAACAGTCAAGGGTATCCTCGTCTTTTTACCTTCAATATCTAGGTGGGCGTTTGTTATATCATATAGATTCACCACTAAGATATCTTATTTTATAAAGGGTAAACGCGGATGGAATCATGTCTCCTCGACTCTCCCCATTCTTGATTTACATGCTTTTAAAGGGAAGATATATACGATACATGCTGATTGTTGTTTATGTGAAATGAGACTCAATCCAAAACCCAAGTTGAAATTACTCGAAACCAAGAATTTTCAAAAACCAGACTTGAAACGTCCGGAGTTTGTAACTTCGGGTGAAAAGCTTTATATTATGAATCGCTCAAATTTGTTTGGAGATCCAAATGCGAATAAGGTTCTGGAACTAGATTTTGGTGAAATGAAATGGGTGTCATTAGAAAAAACAATAGAAGAATATGCATTTTTTCTTAGCAATTTCAACTATTCTGCTGCTATTAAAAAAGAGTCGTGGGCTTGGGCTGATCCACGGACACAATCCAAGATCCGTGATTACTTCCTTGATGAACGCTACCTTGACCCTGATAAAACTCGACCAGACATGTTTTTTTATGCAAGGATGTGGTACTTCTCCCATGATTGTTTTAGTGTTGATCTAATAGATGAGCGTTGA